CTCTGCCTGGACGCCGCCGGACCCGCACGACGGACGGCGCACACCCCGGCCCACCAAGGCGCGGGCGGCGGCCGTGGCAGCGTGCGTGGTGCTCGGCATGGGACTCATCGGCGGTGCGGCGGCCGGGAGTTGGCTCACCGGGGACGCGGGGGCGGACGACTCCCGCACCACCTTCGCCACGGCCGGCGAGCTGTGGCACGGCGTACCCGTCGACGCGCTGTTCCCGCCCACCGTCCAGGGCGAGGGCGCCGGACCCGGTGGCACCGACCGCACCTGGACCCGGATCGCCGTCGCGCCCGACAGCGGCTGCGCCGACGCCTTCGATCCGCTGCTGCGCAAGGCCCTCGCCCCGGTCGGCTGCCTGCGGCTGCTGCGCGCCACCTACACCGACGCGACCCGCAGCAACGTCACCACCGTCGGCCTGCTGTTCACCAAGACGGACGCCGCCGCCATGACCGCGCTCAGGGCCCGTTTCGCGAAGGACGGCCTCGACCGCCGGACCGATCTGATGCCCCGCCCGTACGCCGCCGAGGACACCGTCGCCGCCGGCTTCGGTGACGACCAGCGGGCCTCCTGGACGATCTCCGTCCTCACCGACGTCCCCGTGGTCGTCTACGCCGTCTCCGGCTTCGCCGACGGCCGCACCGTCACCGATCCGCAGGCCGCCGCGGACGCGATGAAGCCCGGTGCCACCACCGCCCCCGCCCAGTCAGGTCTCGGCCACGAGGCCAAGGGCCTCGCCGACCGCATCGAACGCGGCCTGCGCAAGACCGCCGCGTCCGCCACGGAGCAGCCCTCATGAAAGCCGACAAACCCGAGACCGCCGTACCCGCCCGGCCGGACGGGCGGGCCGAGACCTTCACCGTCGCACCGACCGCCGAGGAGACGGAGCGGACGGGGCGGGTGGAAGCGCCGACGGGGGCGGTCGGAAACGTGCGGCCGACGAGGGAGGCGGCAGCACCGCGGGCCGACGCCCGCCTGGGCGCCGCCGACGTCGGTCGACGCGGACCGCGTCGGCGTCTGCGGACCGGCCTGCTCAGCGTGCCCCTCGCCGCCTCCCTGGCGCTCCTTCCGTCCACCGCCGCGCATGCCGACGGCATCCGGGACCAGCAGTGGGCGTTGGACGCGATGCGCACGCAGGAGGCGTGGCGTACGACGAAGGGCGCCGGGATCACGGTCGCCGTGCTCGACACGGGCGTCGACGACGAACACCCCGACCTGGCCGGCAACGTCCTGCCGACCAAGGACATGGTCGGCTTCGGGGCCTCGCGCGGCGACCGCTCCTGGGCCCGGCACGGCACCGCCATGGCCGGCATCATCGCCGGACACGGACACGGCGTGAACCGCTCCGAAGGCGTCCTCGGCATCGCTCCCGAGGCCAAGATCCTCCCCGTCCGCGTCATCCTCGAGGACGGCGACCCGGCCCGCTCCGAGGCCCGCAGCACCCGGGGCAACGCCCTCGCCGACGGCATCCGCTGGGCCGCCGACCAGGGCGTCGACGTCATCAACCTCTCCCTCGGCGACGACTCCGAGTCCGCCCACCCCGAGCCCTCCGAGGACGCCGCCGTCCAGTACGCCCTGGCGAAGGGCTCGATCGTCGTCGCCTCGGCCGGCAAC
The DNA window shown above is from Streptomyces akebiae and carries:
- the mycP gene encoding type VII secretion-associated serine protease mycosin — protein: MKADKPETAVPARPDGRAETFTVAPTAEETERTGRVEAPTGAVGNVRPTREAAAPRADARLGAADVGRRGPRRRLRTGLLSVPLAASLALLPSTAAHADGIRDQQWALDAMRTQEAWRTTKGAGITVAVLDTGVDDEHPDLAGNVLPTKDMVGFGASRGDRSWARHGTAMAGIIAGHGHGVNRSEGVLGIAPEAKILPVRVILEDGDPARSEARSTRGNALADGIRWAADQGVDVINLSLGDDSESAHPEPSEDAAVQYALAKGSIVVASAGNGGEKGDHVSYPAAYPGVIAVTAVDEDGDRAPFSTRRWYATVSAPGMHVVIADPDRKYYEGWGTSAAAAFVSGAVALVRAAHPGLSPAQVKRLLEDTAREAPVGGRDDSRGFGFVDPAAAIEEGGKLTPDDLEAASYGGKYFGSGPDPVEEEDPTAGWTAPAAGGLGVVLLITAVVIWRGRGRGRPDEFIV